The genomic DNA CAACCCGGATGAAAGAAAAAGCCCGGGCCATTTCGCCCGGGCTTTGTGTGATTAGAAGTGATTTATGAAGAGGAACTTATGGAGCGGTGATTGCCGTTCCGGCTTGGTAGGTGCCCAGAGCAACGCCGGCCTTGGCGGAAGCAGCTGTGCCGATCTTGTCTGTGGTATAGGTTTCATTGACCACAGGGTTGACGGTGCCGCCCTTCAGATAAGCGCTGATGGCGGAGAGGTCGGTGGTGTCGCCGGTGCCTTTTTTGTTCTCAAGCGCGTATTGGTCCTTCGCACCTTCGATAATGCGAAGGTTGTTGATGATCGAGTTCAGTTGGGCCGTTTCGCGAGCTTTTACGAAGTTCGGAATGGCGATGGCTGCCAGGAGGCCGATGATGGCCACCACGATCATGATTTCAACCAGGGTAAAACCTGATTTTGAGGAGGTCTTCAATTGCATAGTTTTGCCGTTTTTATTGTTTTCTACTTTTTGGTTCGGCGGCGTGAACTGGGCAAGGCAACCGGATTATAATGAGGACACTTGAGTTCACTGACTTGGCTGCCTCCCAACCGCAAAAGCGCTATAGCACCTTTTTCTCCCAAAGGTCAAGCCGCCTCTCATGCCCTCAGTCGTTTCCGGTGCATCCCGATGTTGCCGGAGATGCAGGTAGGGCGCGTCCGTCCCGGCGCGCCGCCGGAGCATGATGTTTTGCATCCAGTGAGCGGCGGGCTGGGACAGGCCCGCCCTACCAACAACATCGGGATACACGGAGTCGTTTCCGAATCATGACCGAGCCTTCATCGGCTCGGTCATGATTCGTGATGGGGGGAGACTGCCTCGCTGTCCTGGAGTTCCATCCTGACTGTCGATAACCCTGATTCTCATCGAACCGACCGAAAGCCTGTTTTTATCCGGGTGATTCGTGTGATTGGTGGGCAAACGACTCCCTGATCCGTGGATTTGGGCCATGGTTTTCCCAAGAATGCGATTGCAGCTTAAGCCAAGTTTCTATATTGGAATGTCACGGATGGAAGGGTGGCTGAGTGGTTGAAGGCACCTGACTCGAAATCAGGCGTGCGGGAAACCGTACCGGGGGTTCAAATCCCTCCCCTTCCGCCAGTCTTACCCGCCTCGAGGTTCACGAGCGCCAAGGATCGACCGAGTCTTCAACATAAATGGTTGATTGAGATGGCTTTGGTTTGTCGTGAGGAGGGGCGTCCACCCCTCTCATTCGATCACCCGAAAGAAGGCCAAAAGGGAGTAAATAATCGCGTACTCGATGACGATAAAAGCCACAAAACTGAGGGTCACCACCCACCAATCAAAGAATTTCGCATACGACTTCATGATTTGACTGAAGCATGTGTGATGCCAGGAGTATCCGTCATCTCCTAAATAGCCGCTGCATCCGCAAGTTGTCGGGGTGCGCCGTTCACGGCGCTGCCGCGCGCTTGACCGACAACCTGTGGCAGCACTGTAAATCCCGAATTTGATTGGCAGTATCGAAGGGTCCTCCGCATCCTAGGCAGACATGGACGAGCCTCACATTGAAAAAGCCAAACCGGTCACCATGAAACAAGCCCTCGGGATTCTGGCTGTCGTCCTTGGTGGAGTCATGATCGGATCTGTGGTTGTGCTTAAGAATTGGCGTACTGTCCCGGGGCGCAGTACCGCTTTGGGACACGAGGTTCCTGTCCCTCCGCGAGGACAACCGACTAACTCCGATGCGCGTCCATGAGTCGGTGAGCCGCCTGGGCGACCGATGCTCTCAGGGCGGTCGGTGACAAGACCTCGACGCGCCCTCCCCAGCCCAGGATCCAGCGTTCGATTTCCGCCAGGCTGGAAAGCCGCATGCGCACCTCGAGAGTTTCCCCTGAACGCTCCACCAGTTCCTGGGAAGGATGCCACCGTTTTTCCCGGATGTAATCCGCAACCACCGCATCCGCGCGCAGGACCACCTCGAAGTTGCCCTCGGGTGAATGCACCCCAAAACTTCCACTCAATCTCTTTTCCAGGGAGAAGGCGGCGGGCGGTTTGAAGGATTCTCCGGTCTCTTCCAACGATTCAATGCGGGCTGGGGAAAAGGTCCGGAGCGCCTGCCGCCAGTGGTCGAAGGCGAAGAGGTACCACTCTCCATTGATGTTGGCGACGTGGATGGGATCGATGACGCGCGACTCGGGGGTCTTCGCGCCAGGCTTCCGGTAGCGCATCGAGAGGCGACGGCGCCGCGTGACGGCCCGCGCCAGCGTGGCGAAGATATTCGCGTGGACGATCGGTTCCGCCGTGGTTCGAAAGGAGATGGACTTGCACCAGTCTCCGAGGTTGACGGAGACGGTCTCGGGGAGGGATTGCGCCATTTTGCTGAAGGCGCTGAGCAGGGGGCGTTCGAAGGGGGTGCCGCGGTATTGTTGCAAGGCTTTCTCCGCCACCATGA from Verrucomicrobiota bacterium includes the following:
- a CDS encoding prepilin-type N-terminal cleavage/methylation domain-containing protein, with the translated sequence MQLKTSSKSGFTLVEIMIVVAIIGLLAAIAIPNFVKARETAQLNSIINNLRIIEGAKDQYALENKKGTGDTTDLSAISAYLKGGTVNPVVNETYTTDKIGTAASAKAGVALGTYQAGTAITAP
- a CDS encoding WYL domain-containing protein: MPRSRPAPSKKIHRPRPSAGHARPPLERMLRIHQALTAGEYPNASTLARILEVSAKSVHRDLEFMMDRLGLPIEYVPARFGYRYTEEVQSFPTLQMSEGELFALMVAEKALQQYRGTPFERPLLSAFSKMAQSLPETVSVNLGDWCKSISFRTTAEPIVHANIFATLARAVTRRRRLSMRYRKPGAKTPESRVIDPIHVANINGEWYLFAFDHWRQALRTFSPARIESLEETGESFKPPAAFSLEKRLSGSFGVHSPEGNFEVVLRADAVVADYIREKRWHPSQELVERSGETLEVRMRLSSLAEIERWILGWGGRVEVLSPTALRASVAQAAHRLMDAHRS